Proteins encoded within one genomic window of Couchioplanes caeruleus:
- a CDS encoding heavy metal translocating P-type ATPase, translated as MTRQIELEIGGMTCAACANRIEKKLNRLEGVTATVNYATEKARATVPDGLTAADLIAVVEKTGYTAAEPRAEEAPEVPAADPLRTRLIVSAVLTVPVVVLAMVPAWQFDYWQWLSLTLAAPVVVYGGLPFHRSAAVNLRHGAASMDTLVSLGTLAAFLWSLWALFLGDAGMPGMTHPFVLRAGSDGDAIYLEAAAGVTTFLLAGRYAEARAKRRAGDALRSLLELGARSVTLPDGREIPVDQLAVGDLFQVRPGEKVAADGEVVDGASALDQSLVTGESVPVEVTVGDPVTGGTVNAGGRLIVRATRVGADTQLAQMARLVEQAQDGKAAVQRLADRISGVFVPVVIALAAATLGYWLGTGQGTTAAFTAAVAVLIIACPCALGLATPTALLVGTGRGAQLGILIRGVEALESTRRVDTIVLDKTGTVTTGAMAVVEVVPEPGHDATELLRLAGAVEAASEHPLGRAIARSAAENGPLPPVTEFKATAGVGVRGVVGDALVEISRGAGETAHTWVEVRVDGTLRGRLALTDPVRPTSAAAVASLRGLGLDPVLVTGDAGPVAERVAAEVGVTQVVAGVLPAGKVDVVKRLQAEGRSVAMVGDGVNDAAALAQADLGVAMGAGTDVAIEASDLTLMRDDLTAAVDAVRLARRTVQIIRGNLFWAFAYNVAALPLAAMGLLNPMIAGAAMALSSIFVVANSLRLRRFQPAAV; from the coding sequence ATGACCCGGCAGATCGAGCTCGAGATCGGCGGCATGACCTGTGCTGCCTGCGCCAACCGCATCGAGAAGAAGCTCAACCGGCTCGAGGGCGTCACCGCCACGGTCAACTACGCGACGGAGAAGGCCCGCGCCACCGTCCCGGACGGCCTCACCGCCGCCGATCTCATCGCCGTGGTCGAGAAGACCGGCTACACCGCCGCCGAGCCGCGCGCCGAGGAGGCGCCGGAGGTCCCCGCCGCCGATCCGCTGCGGACGCGGCTCATCGTCTCCGCCGTGCTCACCGTCCCCGTCGTGGTCCTCGCCATGGTGCCGGCCTGGCAGTTCGACTACTGGCAGTGGCTTTCGCTGACCCTCGCCGCACCCGTCGTGGTCTACGGCGGCCTGCCGTTCCACCGGTCCGCCGCGGTCAACTTGCGCCACGGCGCCGCCAGCATGGACACGCTCGTCTCGCTCGGCACGCTCGCGGCCTTCCTCTGGTCGCTCTGGGCGCTGTTCCTCGGCGACGCCGGCATGCCGGGTATGACCCACCCCTTCGTGCTGCGGGCCGGCAGCGACGGCGACGCGATCTACCTCGAGGCGGCCGCCGGGGTCACCACGTTCCTGCTGGCCGGCCGCTATGCCGAGGCCCGCGCCAAGCGGCGCGCGGGCGACGCGCTGCGCTCGCTGCTGGAGCTCGGCGCGCGCTCGGTCACCCTGCCGGACGGGCGCGAGATCCCCGTCGATCAACTCGCGGTGGGCGACCTCTTCCAGGTACGCCCGGGGGAGAAGGTCGCCGCCGACGGGGAGGTCGTGGACGGCGCCTCCGCCCTCGACCAGAGCCTGGTCACCGGCGAGTCGGTCCCGGTGGAGGTGACCGTGGGAGACCCGGTGACCGGCGGTACGGTCAACGCCGGCGGCCGGCTCATCGTGCGCGCGACCCGGGTCGGCGCCGACACCCAGCTCGCCCAGATGGCCCGCCTGGTCGAGCAGGCGCAGGACGGCAAGGCCGCGGTGCAGCGCCTCGCCGACCGGATCTCCGGCGTCTTCGTGCCCGTGGTCATCGCCCTGGCGGCGGCAACGCTGGGCTACTGGCTCGGCACGGGGCAGGGGACGACGGCGGCATTCACGGCCGCGGTCGCCGTACTCATCATCGCCTGCCCGTGCGCCCTCGGCCTGGCCACGCCGACGGCCCTGCTGGTCGGCACCGGCCGCGGCGCCCAGCTCGGCATCCTCATCCGCGGCGTGGAGGCGCTCGAGTCGACGCGCCGGGTGGACACGATCGTGCTGGACAAGACCGGCACGGTGACGACGGGCGCGATGGCCGTGGTCGAGGTCGTCCCGGAGCCCGGCCACGACGCCACGGAGCTGCTCCGGCTGGCCGGCGCGGTCGAAGCCGCCTCGGAGCACCCTCTCGGCCGCGCCATCGCCCGGTCGGCGGCCGAGAACGGCCCGCTGCCGCCGGTCACGGAGTTCAAGGCCACGGCGGGCGTCGGCGTCCGCGGCGTGGTCGGCGACGCACTCGTCGAGATCTCCCGGGGCGCGGGCGAGACCGCCCACACCTGGGTCGAGGTCCGCGTCGACGGCACGCTGCGGGGCCGGCTGGCCCTCACCGATCCCGTACGCCCGACCAGCGCCGCCGCCGTCGCGAGCCTCCGCGGCCTGGGCCTCGATCCGGTCCTCGTCACCGGCGACGCCGGACCGGTGGCGGAGCGGGTGGCCGCGGAGGTCGGCGTGACGCAGGTCGTCGCCGGCGTACTCCCGGCGGGCAAGGTCGACGTCGTCAAGCGCCTGCAGGCGGAAGGCCGCTCGGTCGCGATGGTGGGCGACGGCGTCAACGACGCGGCGGCCCTCGCCCAGGCGGACCTCGGCGTGGCGATGGGCGCGGGCACCGACGTGGCCATCGAGGCGTCGGACCTCACCCTGATGCGCGACGATCTGACGGCCGCGGTCGACGCGGTACGTCTGGCACGGCGCACGGTGCAGATCATCCGCGGCAACCTGTTCTGGGCCTTCGCCTACAACGTGGCGGCGCTGCCGCTCGCGGCGATGGGGTTGCTCAATCCGATGATCGCGGGCGCGGCGATGGCGCTGAGCTCGATCTTCGTGGTCGCCAACAGCCTCCGGCTGCGCCGCTTCCAGCCCGCGGCAGTGTGA
- a CDS encoding TetR/AcrR family transcriptional regulator, with translation MTTAAADSAADEPDTGSAHAAPKGGRSTGSPQAAPEGDRSAGSRADAVAATSRTAANSGAGTDATPSAGTVGGTGTRTGTEGGGEERPRRQRGEQTRQLILETALRLFRERGYTETTMRAIAKEAGVAVGNAYYYFDSKEHLIQGFYDQNQAAHRVASGPVLAREKEFAARLRGVLHAGVDVNDPYHSFAATFFKTAAEPSSPLSPFSRESSPAREAAIAIFRDVVEGSSAKLDPELRKVLPELLWLGWMGVVLFWVYDRSPDRRRTRRLIDGIVPLIDRLVGLSRLRVLRPALRQVLGLLDTIREDD, from the coding sequence GTGACGACAGCTGCCGCTGATTCCGCCGCCGACGAACCGGACACCGGCTCCGCCCATGCCGCGCCGAAGGGAGGCCGTTCCACCGGATCCCCCCAGGCCGCGCCGGAGGGGGACCGCTCCGCCGGATCCCGCGCAGACGCCGTGGCAGCGACCTCCCGCACGGCCGCGAACAGCGGCGCGGGCACTGACGCGACGCCGAGCGCGGGCACGGTCGGCGGGACGGGGACGCGGACCGGGACGGAGGGTGGTGGCGAGGAGCGGCCGCGCCGGCAGCGGGGTGAGCAGACTCGGCAGCTCATTCTCGAGACGGCGCTCCGGCTCTTCCGGGAGCGGGGTTACACCGAGACCACCATGCGCGCCATCGCCAAGGAGGCCGGGGTCGCGGTCGGGAACGCGTACTACTACTTCGACTCGAAGGAACACCTGATCCAGGGGTTCTACGACCAGAATCAGGCCGCGCACCGGGTGGCCTCCGGGCCGGTACTGGCCCGGGAGAAGGAGTTCGCGGCGCGGTTGCGGGGGGTGTTGCATGCGGGAGTCGATGTCAACGACCCGTACCACTCGTTCGCGGCGACGTTCTTCAAGACGGCCGCCGAGCCGTCGTCGCCGCTGAGCCCGTTCTCGCGGGAGTCGTCGCCCGCGCGGGAGGCGGCCATCGCGATCTTCCGGGATGTGGTCGAGGGCTCGTCCGCGAAGCTCGACCCGGAGCTGCGCAAGGTCCTGCCGGAGCTGTTGTGGCTGGGCTGGATGGGCGTGGTGCTCTTCTGGGTGTACGACCGCTCGCCCGACCGCAGGCGCACCCGCCGACTGATCGACGGGATCGTGCCGCTCATCGACCGCCTCGTCGGGCTGTCCCGCCTGCGCGTGCTGCGGCCGGCGCTGCGGCAGGTCCTCGGCCTGCTCGACACGATCCGCGAGGACGACTGA
- a CDS encoding thiol-disulfide oxidoreductase DCC family protein, whose product MSADIDPAGFGSGRIGSLTVLYDEGCPICRTAHRWLESRAQLVPLRFVPAGSETARECFPGLDHSATLRDLTVIADNGLVYVSDGAWLACLWALADYRGVAERLSTPSLLPAARRFIAAASAVRQSTRAEDYGDVCDDSCR is encoded by the coding sequence ATGAGCGCGGACATCGATCCGGCCGGGTTCGGGTCCGGCCGGATCGGGTCGCTCACCGTGCTCTACGACGAGGGCTGCCCGATCTGCCGGACCGCCCACCGGTGGCTCGAGAGCCGGGCCCAGCTCGTACCCCTGCGGTTCGTGCCGGCCGGCTCGGAGACGGCCCGGGAGTGCTTTCCCGGGCTGGACCACTCCGCGACGCTGCGGGATCTGACGGTCATCGCCGACAACGGCCTGGTGTACGTCTCGGACGGCGCGTGGCTCGCCTGCCTCTGGGCGCTGGCGGACTACCGGGGCGTCGCGGAACGGCTGAGCACGCCGTCGCTGCTCCCGGCGGCGCGGCGCTTCATCGCGGCCGCGTCGGCCGTGCGGCAGTCGACGCGCGCGGAAGACTACGGTGACGTGTGTGACGACAGCTGCCGCTGA